A DNA window from uncultured Methanoregula sp. contains the following coding sequences:
- a CDS encoding zinc ribbon domain-containing protein, translating to MTRKCGKCGIAAPDDEALFCNRCGSEIIEETDPEYPLCPSCGTIVSDELAEFCNRCGTRIPREPVPVICPGCGIEAIDTASLFCTRCGTPFETSKKPGSKTAHPPAREPATSVVVKPRKSAGAKPAGAEPVPEWDPWSEDDHLPEPAISIPSAPQKKYAHLPLVADELARPSQRSEPQITMPSKKYAHLPLIAEELKDKGSRMQDYDEADDFSPPSGKGRKPPQKKGMMGLFKK from the coding sequence ATGACCCGGAAATGTGGGAAATGCGGGATAGCGGCGCCTGATGATGAAGCGCTTTTCTGCAACCGGTGCGGTTCTGAAATTATCGAAGAGACGGATCCGGAATATCCGCTCTGTCCTTCCTGCGGAACCATAGTCTCCGATGAACTGGCAGAATTCTGCAACCGGTGCGGCACACGAATACCCCGGGAACCGGTACCCGTTATCTGTCCTGGGTGTGGCATCGAGGCAATTGATACTGCCTCCCTGTTCTGCACCCGGTGCGGCACCCCCTTTGAGACATCAAAAAAACCCGGATCAAAGACCGCTCATCCGCCTGCCCGCGAACCTGCAACATCCGTTGTTGTAAAACCACGGAAATCTGCCGGTGCAAAACCCGCAGGTGCGGAGCCCGTACCGGAATGGGATCCCTGGTCCGAGGACGATCATCTGCCCGAACCGGCGATATCAATCCCCTCCGCACCCCAGAAAAAGTATGCCCATCTCCCCCTGGTTGCCGATGAACTGGCCAGACCATCGCAGCGTTCGGAACCACAGATCACCATGCCCTCCAAAAAATATGCCCATCTTCCGCTCATTGCTGAAGAACTCAAAGACAAGGGATCCCGTATGCAGGATTACGATGAGGCTGACGATTTTTCCCCGCCTTCGGGAAAAGGGCGTAAACCCCCCCAGAAGAAGGGGATGATGGGACTCTTCAAAAAGTAA
- a CDS encoding PEGA domain-containing protein has protein sequence MAVEETSTPTHTITSVITTDVIHTTAATAEPTKEPTREPTAEPTKTLTPEPTKAPTAEPTKEPTLVPTKETTQAPVGPQTGWVSVISTPSGATVTIDGAMEGVTPVNTRELSSGVDHTIKIILSGYEPYETTLRLTPGEHTSVDATLKTIPTPEPTKTPTTVTTTQVPIGSGKGWIRVNCNVDGATVSFDELSSGCTVSGGSCSTEVAITGAPFRTFTVQKSGYQSYTGQVTSWPVNGETVDYYATLNPLQTYGAIEVYSSPSGAVVTLDGGNQKYSPASYSSVLAGTTHTIQVSASNYQPYSTSVWVESGKSATVNAQLVPVNPPASTGSISISSYPSGADIYVDGYYMADSPVIIPGLSPGSHTVRLQKAGYDEYITTVQVVSGQRTPLSVTLSSLPPTVGSIEVASTPNGASVYLDGKYMGQTQPNGYLDLTSILPGTHAITIRLTDYQDYIQTVYVYGGKIMTINAQLTPVTPGPVADTTGQIVLVSTPPGANVFLDNVFRGLTPLTLNDIPQGSHVVTLKEQGYTDAEQTVSVVAGQATPVTMSLGEAEPVPTKKSPLDMMFIVTALAIAVVGCSLRKE, from the coding sequence ATGGCGGTTGAGGAAACCAGTACCCCCACACATACAATTACCTCTGTAATTACTACCGATGTCATTCACACCACGGCAGCAACTGCGGAACCAACGAAAGAACCAACCCGCGAACCTACTGCAGAACCAACAAAAACTCTTACTCCCGAACCCACCAAGGCGCCTACCGCAGAACCGACAAAAGAACCAACCCTTGTTCCGACAAAAGAGACAACACAGGCACCAGTCGGACCCCAGACCGGATGGGTATCGGTAATCTCGACTCCTTCCGGGGCAACGGTTACGATTGATGGGGCCATGGAAGGAGTTACTCCGGTGAATACCCGGGAGCTCTCATCCGGTGTCGACCATACGATCAAGATAATTCTTTCAGGCTATGAGCCATATGAGACTACCCTTCGTCTCACTCCCGGCGAACATACCTCGGTTGATGCAACCCTCAAAACTATTCCAACCCCTGAACCTACCAAAACCCCTACAACGGTAACTACCACCCAGGTTCCTATCGGGAGCGGGAAAGGCTGGATCCGGGTAAACTGCAATGTGGATGGTGCAACGGTCTCGTTCGATGAACTGTCTTCCGGCTGCACTGTGAGTGGCGGATCCTGCAGCACGGAAGTTGCGATTACCGGGGCCCCGTTCAGGACATTCACGGTCCAGAAATCCGGGTACCAATCCTACACCGGACAGGTCACGTCCTGGCCCGTGAATGGCGAAACTGTAGATTACTATGCAACACTGAACCCGCTCCAGACGTATGGTGCAATTGAAGTGTATTCCAGCCCAAGCGGGGCAGTCGTTACCCTTGACGGCGGAAACCAGAAATATTCTCCTGCATCGTATTCATCGGTCCTCGCCGGCACAACCCACACGATTCAGGTTTCGGCCAGCAATTACCAGCCGTATTCAACATCGGTCTGGGTGGAGAGCGGCAAGTCGGCAACAGTCAATGCCCAGCTGGTTCCGGTGAATCCGCCGGCATCTACGGGATCGATATCCATCTCATCCTACCCATCGGGGGCTGATATCTACGTTGACGGCTATTATATGGCAGATTCACCTGTGATAATTCCCGGTCTCTCACCAGGATCTCACACGGTTCGTCTGCAAAAAGCCGGGTATGACGAATATATCACAACAGTTCAGGTTGTTTCCGGGCAGAGAACGCCCCTTTCCGTAACGCTCTCCAGTCTTCCTCCAACCGTAGGATCCATTGAAGTTGCATCCACGCCAAACGGGGCATCGGTTTATCTTGACGGCAAATACATGGGGCAGACTCAGCCCAATGGGTATCTCGACCTGACCAGCATCCTGCCGGGAACCCATGCGATTACCATCAGGCTTACGGATTACCAGGATTATATCCAGACGGTCTATGTTTACGGAGGTAAAATTATGACCATCAATGCCCAGCTGACGCCGGTAACTCCCGGCCCGGTTGCAGATACCACCGGGCAGATTGTCCTGGTCTCAACCCCTCCCGGGGCAAATGTTTTCCTGGATAATGTTTTCCGGGGACTAACCCCGCTGACACTGAATGACATTCCCCAGGGATCCCATGTTGTCACATTGAAAGAACAGGGATATACCGATGCGGAACAGACCGTTTCCGTTGTTGCCGGCCAGGCGACACCGGTTACCATGAGTCTGGGGGAGGCAGAACCGGTCCCTACAAAAAAGTCGCCCCTGGATATGATGTTCATCGTTACTGCGCTTGCGATCGCAGTTGTCGGATGTTCCTTGAGAAAAGAATAA
- a CDS encoding phosphoribosylformylglycinamidine synthase subunit PurQ, whose protein sequence is MAALHRKTGIAKPEKSVPEEEKIPDKALILSGFGINSEMETREVLARAGMDSDIVHINDLIDGRKRMADYRLLVFPGGFSYGDDTGAGNAYANRVRNNLWDDLETFLDGDNLVLGICNGFQILANLGLVPAFDRKYERDIALMPNRKGVLECRFVTLKPAAENLWTRGIDRIYCPVAHGEGNFSCSKETLQQLKRRGMIAFTYVREDLSPADGEYPYNPNGSVGDIAGITSASGKVLGLMPHPERAMEFVNLYDWPLQKEQMKRNGIPVPSESLNMRLFRNIVDYFR, encoded by the coding sequence ATGGCTGCCCTGCACAGAAAGACCGGAATAGCAAAACCGGAAAAAAGCGTTCCGGAAGAGGAGAAGATTCCGGATAAGGCTCTTATCCTGAGCGGATTCGGGATAAACTCCGAGATGGAAACCCGAGAAGTACTTGCCCGGGCCGGGATGGATTCCGACATCGTCCATATCAACGATCTCATCGATGGCAGGAAACGAATGGCGGATTACCGGCTGCTCGTTTTCCCGGGCGGTTTCTCCTATGGCGACGATACCGGTGCCGGTAATGCTTATGCCAACCGGGTCAGGAACAATCTCTGGGATGATCTCGAAACATTCCTTGACGGGGACAACCTGGTTCTTGGCATCTGCAATGGTTTCCAGATCCTCGCAAACCTTGGCCTTGTCCCTGCCTTTGACCGGAAATACGAACGGGATATCGCCCTTATGCCCAACCGGAAAGGCGTGCTGGAATGCCGGTTTGTGACCCTGAAACCCGCAGCGGAGAATCTCTGGACCCGGGGAATCGATCGGATCTACTGTCCGGTGGCTCACGGTGAAGGTAATTTTTCCTGTTCGAAGGAGACGCTCCAGCAGTTGAAACGCCGTGGGATGATAGCATTCACCTATGTAAGAGAGGACCTGAGCCCGGCTGATGGCGAATACCCCTACAATCCCAACGGGTCGGTTGGCGATATTGCAGGCATTACATCGGCAAGTGGCAAAGTGCTCGGCCTTATGCCGCATCCAGAACGGGCAATGGAATTTGTCAATCTCTATGACTGGCCCCTGCAGAAAGAACAGATGAAGAGAAACGGCATACCGGTTCCTTCTGAATCGCTCAATATGCGGTTGTTCCGGAATATCGTGGATTATTTCCGGTAA
- a CDS encoding TIGR00296 family protein, whose amino-acid sequence MQLLTAEEGSLALCLARGTIENACAKKSRPALSLTEVFREKRGVFVTISKRGQLRGCIGLPYPVMPLGGALIHAAKAAALEDPRFPPVAEDELDLISVEVTILTVPAPIAGEPDARVRHVEVGKHGLIVRGMGTSGLLLPQVATEYGWDAGTFLDQTCHKAGLPGHCWRYPNVEVLTFEGQIFSEKEIGATV is encoded by the coding sequence ATGCAACTGCTCACTGCTGAAGAAGGCTCCCTGGCGCTGTGTCTCGCGCGGGGAACTATCGAGAATGCCTGTGCAAAAAAATCCAGGCCCGCCCTCTCCCTGACAGAAGTCTTCCGGGAGAAACGCGGGGTTTTTGTAACCATCAGCAAACGAGGCCAGCTCCGGGGGTGCATCGGCCTGCCTTATCCGGTCATGCCGCTTGGTGGGGCACTTATCCATGCCGCAAAAGCCGCAGCACTCGAAGATCCCCGGTTTCCACCGGTAGCGGAGGATGAACTGGACCTGATCTCGGTTGAAGTGACCATCCTTACCGTCCCGGCCCCGATTGCCGGGGAACCTGATGCCCGCGTCCGTCACGTTGAGGTAGGGAAACACGGCCTGATCGTCCGGGGCATGGGGACAAGCGGCCTCCTTCTTCCCCAGGTAGCAACCGAATACGGGTGGGATGCCGGAACCTTCCTGGACCAGACCTGCCACAAAGCCGGCCTTCCCGGTCACTGCTGGAGATATCCCAACGTGGAAGTTCTTACGTTCGAGGGACAGATCTTTTCCGAAAAAGAGATTGGGGCAACCGTTTAA
- a CDS encoding NAD(P)H-dependent oxidoreductase — MKICVLNGSPKGQESITIQYVRFLEQAFPAHTFVIEDVGQKISAIDAREEDFKKVIHSISSAEIILFATPVYYMLVPAQLKRFIELVFSRNATGDFDGKYVAVLTTSIHFFDHTAHAYLTGISEDLGMQVLGSFSAKMNDLLDVQNQEELFLFGKILFESAGKHPKIQRRSVLIPVNDVIYRSGEIPLPYDTGGKSVLILTDAAPGSNLEKMVQRAAACCGRAASIVSLEESGMKGGCLGCCRCAFDNTCVYDDGYALFMKRVVDPADIIIFAASVKDRYFSAQFKQFFDRSFFRGHVPVLTGKQIAVLAQGPYTHASPLPEIMISYADLQGAGFAGMVSDEIPEVVDERIDSLMETCIRLANAGYVPPRQFPCIAGHKLFRDEIWGGMRAIFRADDRYFRAHGGYDFPQYRYAQRIRTALLSIAMSVPSIRKNAERTMKQHMIQPLTQALSTSPVLGRIKGKE, encoded by the coding sequence ATGAAGATCTGTGTTCTGAACGGGAGCCCCAAGGGCCAGGAGAGCATCACGATCCAGTATGTACGGTTCCTGGAACAGGCATTTCCCGCTCATACCTTTGTGATTGAAGATGTAGGACAGAAAATATCCGCAATAGACGCCCGGGAAGAAGACTTCAAAAAAGTTATTCATTCCATCTCCTCTGCTGAGATCATCCTGTTTGCCACCCCGGTCTATTACATGCTCGTGCCTGCCCAGCTCAAGCGGTTCATCGAACTGGTCTTCTCACGGAATGCGACCGGGGATTTTGACGGGAAATATGTAGCAGTCCTCACAACATCCATCCATTTCTTCGATCATACGGCACATGCCTATCTCACGGGCATATCTGAGGATCTCGGCATGCAGGTCCTTGGATCGTTCTCAGCAAAAATGAATGATCTGCTGGATGTCCAAAACCAGGAAGAACTCTTCCTTTTCGGCAAGATCCTATTTGAATCCGCAGGGAAACATCCAAAAATCCAGCGACGTTCTGTTCTTATACCGGTGAACGATGTCATCTACCGTTCCGGTGAAATCCCCCTGCCCTACGATACCGGTGGGAAATCTGTCCTGATCCTGACCGATGCTGCACCCGGCTCAAATCTTGAGAAGATGGTCCAGCGGGCTGCTGCCTGCTGTGGGCGGGCTGCATCTATCGTTTCCCTTGAAGAATCGGGAATGAAAGGCGGATGTCTCGGATGCTGCCGGTGCGCTTTCGACAATACCTGTGTCTACGATGACGGGTACGCCTTGTTCATGAAACGTGTTGTGGATCCGGCAGATATCATAATTTTTGCAGCGTCTGTGAAAGACCGGTATTTCTCGGCCCAGTTCAAGCAGTTCTTTGACCGGAGCTTCTTCCGGGGGCATGTTCCGGTTCTGACCGGAAAACAGATTGCAGTCCTGGCCCAGGGCCCCTACACGCATGCATCACCCCTGCCGGAAATCATGATCTCATACGCGGATTTGCAGGGTGCCGGCTTTGCCGGTATGGTATCGGATGAAATTCCGGAGGTGGTTGATGAACGGATTGATTCGCTTATGGAAACCTGTATACGCCTTGCCAATGCAGGGTACGTTCCTCCTCGTCAGTTCCCCTGCATTGCCGGCCATAAACTCTTCCGGGACGAGATCTGGGGGGGGATGCGGGCGATCTTCCGGGCTGATGACCGGTATTTCCGGGCACACGGGGGATATGATTTCCCGCAGTACCGGTATGCCCAAAGAATACGAACTGCCCTTCTCTCCATCGCCATGTCGGTGCCTTCGATCCGGAAGAATGCAGAACGAACCATGAAACAGCACATGATTCAGCCACTCACTCAAGCCTTATCCACGAGCCCGGTGCTTGGACGGATAAAGGGAAAGGAGTGA
- a CDS encoding protease inhibitor I42 family protein, which translates to MTTSPRSGHRGPAIAVIFVVLVSILLISGCTQTTPQKTVPPAEQTTAVANLPNPASAACVAAGATVEIKKSADGSEYGMCTFGNGTSCEEWALYRGEGCKTNTTVAATTSGPAGKKMVTFTEADNGKSSDIAQGTRFAVQLAENPTTGFMWNATVSNGLVIQSSDYTQDAASKGMTGAGGIRTWVIVAKDLGSQKFSATYLRSWEPVTGNETGYSVNINVVKA; encoded by the coding sequence ATGACAACATCACCGCGTTCCGGGCATAGGGGTCCGGCAATTGCCGTTATTTTTGTTGTGCTTGTATCCATCCTGCTCATCAGCGGATGTACCCAGACAACTCCCCAGAAAACCGTGCCGCCAGCAGAACAAACTACTGCTGTTGCGAATCTGCCCAATCCTGCATCGGCAGCCTGCGTTGCTGCCGGAGCAACCGTTGAAATAAAAAAGAGTGCTGATGGCAGCGAGTACGGCATGTGCACCTTTGGCAATGGCACTTCCTGCGAAGAGTGGGCGCTCTATCGCGGTGAGGGATGTAAAACCAATACAACGGTAGCGGCAACAACTTCTGGTCCCGCAGGCAAGAAAATGGTGACATTTACTGAAGCTGATAATGGCAAGAGTTCTGATATCGCACAGGGCACCCGTTTTGCGGTGCAGCTTGCTGAAAACCCGACAACCGGTTTTATGTGGAACGCCACGGTCTCAAATGGCCTGGTTATCCAGTCTTCGGACTACACCCAGGATGCAGCATCCAAGGGTATGACCGGAGCCGGTGGTATCCGGACATGGGTCATTGTTGCAAAAGACCTGGGCAGCCAGAAGTTCTCGGCAACGTACCTGCGTTCCTGGGAGCCGGTGACTGGCAACGAGACAGGATATTCTGTCAACATCAATGTTGTCAAAGCCTGA
- a CDS encoding HIT domain-containing protein, producing the protein MERSRGCPFCTPLKETIIAKNALCYAIWDNYPVSKGHLLIIPFRHAQDYFSLTPEEKQAMSELTEKCRVILEEKYAPAGYNLGYNIGVAAGQTVMHCHCHFIPRYIGDTDNPKGGVRRVVKGKYYQDPMTGTPRSA; encoded by the coding sequence ATGGAGCGTTCAAGAGGCTGCCCGTTCTGCACACCATTAAAAGAAACAATTATTGCAAAAAATGCGCTCTGTTATGCGATCTGGGACAATTATCCGGTCTCAAAAGGGCACCTCCTTATCATACCATTCCGCCATGCGCAGGATTACTTTTCCCTCACTCCTGAAGAGAAACAGGCTATGAGCGAGCTGACAGAAAAATGCCGTGTTATTCTTGAAGAGAAATATGCCCCTGCCGGTTATAATCTCGGGTACAATATCGGGGTTGCTGCCGGGCAGACGGTCATGCACTGTCACTGCCATTTTATTCCCCGTTACATTGGCGATACGGACAATCCCAAAGGCGGAGTCCGGCGTGTGGTCAAGGGAAAATATTACCAGGATCCAATGACCGGAACCCCCCGTTCCGCATGA
- a CDS encoding AIR synthase-related protein: MAFVHRIEVRYKTDPRLKVRTDRIRSLGFFIDELHLIDVYTIATSSRDFTKEELSEIGAQLINPVVQEFVVDAPTDAIFDYAIEIGFLPGVTDNVGATARQTIEDYFQFRFTYGEAVYSSGLFFVRGNLPADSVRNLASALANPLVNRIHIKSRKEYGTTGMDPVVPFVELHERLSAEEVDLELNDAALTKLGKEGISDPVTGHPRGPLALDLAQMHAIRDYFRTLGRRPTDLELEALAQTWSEHCKHTIFASAMDDDVPLGLYKTYIQGATNKIRQEKGDKDICVTVFTDNSGAILFDETHLVTHKVETHNSPSALDPFGGALTGIVGVNRDTIGFGLGAKPCINVYGYCVGDPDTELPLYRGKDKTNPILSPRKILDGVVHGIGVGGNCSGIPTPQGWCWFDPRYGGKPLVFAGTVGILPREHEGRKLYEKKAEPGDLIVVVGGRVGKDGIHGATFSSEALDPASPVTAVQIGDPITQKKFSDVIVKEARDLGLYRSITDNGAGGISCSVAEMAKECGGCEVQLEKVPLKYPGMAPWEIWISESQERMTLAVPPENIDAFMELMQRREVEATVIGTFTHSGKCIVLYDNRVVMDISLEFLHDGLPKKLLTTTYTKKVFPEPDAACPERLDSTLIAMLKRKNLCSHEFISIQYDHTVQGGHVLGPVQGKGRVQSAASLTKVLPGSGKGVGLSQGLFPSYSEIDPYRMAAASIDLAVRGLIAIGVPLDSIAILDNFCWCSSDDPERLGQLKLAAQACYDISTAFGTPFISGKDSMFNDFSGFDEKNNRIKISVPPTLLVSSIGVHPDVVKSVSLDAKIPGDLVYLIGETREELGGSEYFIHLGCPGNNVPALDAARMKSCYQRLTDAITHEYIASAYPVTHGGLGIALAKVAIAGRLGMDITLPKGMRPDYFLFSESLGRFVVTVAPDKKRAFEQALGPDAMLIGRVTQSTFRVTGETLLIDLPVKELESAYKAPFGRY, from the coding sequence ATGGCATTTGTCCACCGGATTGAAGTCCGCTACAAGACCGATCCCCGGCTGAAAGTCCGGACCGACAGGATCCGTTCTCTTGGTTTTTTTATTGACGAACTGCATCTCATCGATGTCTATACGATTGCAACCAGTTCCCGTGATTTCACCAAAGAAGAACTGAGTGAGATCGGAGCCCAGCTCATCAATCCGGTTGTCCAGGAATTTGTGGTTGATGCCCCTACCGATGCCATCTTTGACTATGCAATCGAGATCGGGTTTCTCCCAGGAGTTACCGATAATGTGGGGGCCACTGCCCGGCAGACAATCGAGGATTATTTCCAGTTCCGGTTCACGTACGGTGAAGCAGTGTACAGTTCCGGGCTCTTCTTTGTCCGGGGGAATCTTCCGGCGGATTCTGTCCGGAATCTGGCATCAGCTCTTGCAAATCCCCTCGTCAACCGAATACATATCAAATCAAGGAAGGAATACGGGACAACCGGCATGGATCCGGTTGTGCCATTTGTCGAACTTCACGAGCGGCTGAGTGCCGAAGAGGTTGATCTTGAGCTTAACGATGCCGCTCTTACCAAGCTTGGAAAAGAGGGTATATCCGATCCGGTAACCGGTCATCCGCGGGGCCCCCTTGCCCTTGATCTTGCCCAGATGCATGCAATACGGGACTATTTCCGGACCCTTGGAAGGAGACCTACGGACCTGGAACTCGAAGCTCTTGCACAGACCTGGAGCGAACACTGCAAGCACACGATCTTTGCCTCGGCCATGGATGACGATGTTCCGCTGGGACTGTATAAAACCTATATCCAGGGCGCAACCAACAAAATCCGGCAGGAAAAGGGCGACAAGGACATCTGTGTCACGGTCTTTACCGATAATTCCGGGGCCATCCTTTTTGATGAGACCCATCTTGTGACACACAAAGTCGAGACCCACAATTCCCCATCTGCGCTGGATCCGTTTGGCGGAGCCCTGACCGGTATCGTTGGTGTCAACCGTGATACAATCGGCTTCGGACTCGGAGCCAAACCTTGCATCAATGTGTACGGGTACTGCGTGGGGGATCCGGATACCGAACTCCCCCTCTACCGGGGAAAGGACAAAACCAATCCCATCCTCTCCCCCCGGAAGATTCTTGACGGCGTGGTGCACGGAATTGGAGTTGGCGGGAACTGCTCGGGCATTCCTACGCCCCAGGGCTGGTGCTGGTTTGATCCCCGGTACGGGGGAAAGCCACTTGTCTTTGCCGGCACGGTGGGTATTCTTCCCCGCGAACACGAAGGAAGAAAACTCTATGAGAAGAAAGCCGAGCCCGGCGACCTTATCGTAGTTGTCGGAGGCAGGGTTGGGAAAGACGGCATTCACGGGGCTACATTCTCCTCCGAAGCCCTGGATCCGGCAAGCCCGGTCACTGCAGTCCAGATCGGGGATCCCATAACCCAGAAAAAATTCTCCGATGTCATAGTCAAGGAAGCCCGGGATCTCGGGCTGTACCGGAGCATAACCGACAACGGCGCCGGAGGTATCTCATGTTCGGTAGCCGAGATGGCAAAAGAGTGCGGAGGATGCGAGGTACAGCTGGAAAAAGTCCCCCTCAAGTATCCCGGTATGGCACCGTGGGAGATCTGGATCTCGGAATCGCAGGAGCGTATGACGCTTGCGGTTCCACCGGAGAATATCGATGCATTCATGGAGCTGATGCAGCGGCGGGAGGTTGAGGCAACGGTTATTGGAACATTTACCCATTCCGGGAAATGCATTGTTCTCTATGACAACCGGGTTGTCATGGATATCAGCCTTGAATTCCTGCATGACGGGCTCCCGAAAAAGCTCCTGACAACCACATACACAAAGAAGGTATTCCCGGAACCGGATGCTGCATGTCCTGAACGGCTTGACAGTACGCTCATCGCTATGCTGAAGCGCAAGAACCTCTGTTCCCACGAGTTCATCTCCATCCAGTATGACCACACGGTCCAGGGTGGTCATGTGCTTGGGCCCGTACAGGGAAAAGGCCGGGTCCAGTCAGCAGCCTCGCTCACCAAAGTACTGCCGGGTTCAGGAAAAGGCGTAGGTCTGTCGCAAGGGCTCTTCCCGTCCTATTCCGAGATTGACCCGTACCGGATGGCAGCCGCATCCATCGACCTGGCTGTCCGCGGGCTCATTGCCATCGGCGTTCCTTTGGATTCGATTGCGATTCTTGATAACTTCTGCTGGTGCTCATCGGATGATCCCGAACGTCTCGGGCAGCTGAAACTTGCCGCGCAGGCGTGTTATGACATCTCGACTGCGTTTGGCACTCCGTTCATCTCCGGCAAGGACAGCATGTTCAACGACTTTTCCGGGTTCGATGAGAAGAACAACCGAATAAAGATCTCAGTCCCCCCAACATTGCTCGTCTCATCCATCGGGGTTCATCCCGATGTTGTCAAATCCGTATCCCTGGATGCAAAAATTCCGGGAGATCTTGTTTACCTGATCGGGGAAACAAGGGAGGAACTTGGCGGTTCGGAATACTTTATCCATCTCGGCTGCCCCGGCAACAATGTCCCGGCCCTGGATGCGGCCCGGATGAAATCCTGTTACCAGAGGCTGACCGATGCGATCACCCATGAATACATTGCATCGGCTTATCCTGTTACTCACGGCGGACTCGGTATTGCCCTTGCAAAAGTAGCAATTGCCGGCCGGCTCGGCATGGATATCACGCTTCCCAAGGGAATGCGGCCCGATTATTTCCTCTTCTCGGAATCTCTGGGCCGGTTTGTCGTAACGGTTGCCCCGGATAAAAAACGGGCATTCGAACAGGCTCTTGGTCCCGATGCAATGCTGATCGGACGGGTAACGCAAAGTACATTCCGGGTTACCGGTGAGACTCTCCTCATTGATCTTCCGGTGAAAGAACTGGAATCCGCATACAAAGCCCCGTTCGGGAGGTACTGA
- the tgtA gene encoding tRNA guanosine(15) transglycosylase TgtA encodes MAIAFESLYSDIAGRSGKLTVGKKTVRTPALLPVINPHLQLVTPKEMRAMGVEAIITNAYIFSQSKQYRERVLAEGLHKVLDFNGVIMTDSGSFQLSVYGQVSITNTETLSFQRDIGSDIWVPLDIPTHPSSDRTTTEQELSITMQRLAEAKEVFGPDAPIAGPVQGGIFEDLRERAGRDVTDLGFTFCPVGAVVPLMESYRYRDLVKVVMAAKRTLSPSACIHLFGAGHPSMFALATAMGCDLFDSAAYALYAKDGRYLTTHGSYRIGELIDLPCACAVCRSHTAEELNKAPDRERLLALHNLHVTLAEISRIRQAISDGTLWELVDERCRGHPQLLSGYRELLTHAPALACHDRATKRRFFYRGNESCTRTEVVRYQEMLSRLVLKKNVLIAFDGGERDEFEDTLFFKPPFGPYPKELKETFPIGPSEIPEWDEAMVRQGLRGVRRLMDTHPESRFTLSCNARWEPLVRQELGGIEVRHDPV; translated from the coding sequence ATGGCAATAGCATTCGAAAGTCTGTACAGCGATATTGCGGGACGCAGCGGCAAGCTGACAGTCGGGAAAAAGACCGTCAGGACGCCCGCACTCCTCCCGGTTATCAATCCCCATCTCCAGCTGGTAACGCCAAAAGAGATGCGGGCCATGGGTGTTGAAGCGATCATCACCAACGCCTACATCTTCTCCCAGAGCAAGCAATATCGCGAACGGGTCCTTGCTGAAGGCCTCCACAAAGTGCTGGATTTCAACGGTGTCATCATGACCGATTCCGGTTCATTCCAGCTCTCGGTCTACGGGCAGGTCTCGATCACCAACACCGAGACTCTCTCGTTCCAGCGCGATATCGGGAGCGATATCTGGGTCCCGCTGGATATCCCGACCCATCCCTCTTCCGACCGAACCACAACCGAACAGGAACTTTCCATAACCATGCAGCGCCTGGCCGAGGCAAAAGAGGTCTTTGGTCCCGATGCACCAATTGCCGGCCCGGTCCAGGGAGGCATATTTGAAGATCTCCGCGAACGTGCCGGCCGCGACGTAACCGATCTCGGGTTTACGTTTTGCCCGGTTGGGGCTGTCGTACCGCTCATGGAATCGTACCGGTACCGCGATCTGGTAAAAGTGGTGATGGCAGCAAAGCGGACCCTCTCGCCTTCTGCCTGTATCCATCTTTTTGGTGCAGGCCACCCTTCGATGTTTGCTCTTGCAACGGCTATGGGCTGCGATCTCTTCGACTCTGCAGCATATGCACTCTATGCCAAGGACGGCAGGTATCTCACAACGCACGGAAGTTACCGGATCGGAGAGCTTATCGATCTTCCCTGTGCCTGTGCAGTCTGCCGGTCCCATACCGCAGAGGAACTCAACAAGGCACCGGACCGGGAGAGGCTTCTTGCCCTCCATAATCTCCATGTCACCCTTGCTGAGATTTCAAGGATACGCCAGGCCATATCTGACGGGACTCTCTGGGAACTGGTGGATGAGCGCTGCCGTGGCCACCCGCAGCTCCTGTCCGGGTACCGCGAACTGCTCACCCATGCCCCGGCTCTGGCATGCCATGACCGGGCCACCAAACGCCGGTTCTTCTACCGGGGGAACGAGAGTTGTACCCGCACGGAAGTTGTCCGATACCAGGAGATGCTCTCCCGGCTGGTACTCAAAAAGAATGTTCTCATTGCTTTTGATGGCGGAGAACGGGACGAATTTGAAGATACGCTCTTCTTCAAGCCTCCCTTTGGCCCCTATCCCAAAGAACTCAAGGAGACCTTCCCGATCGGCCCCTCAGAGATCCCTGAATGGGACGAAGCAATGGTCCGGCAGGGACTCAGGGGCGTCCGCAGGCTCATGGATACCCATCCTGAGAGCAGGTTCACATTATCATGCAATGCACGTTGGGAGCCACTCGTACGGCAGGAACTGGGCGGGATCGAGGTGAGGCATGACCCGGTATAA